In Cryptomeria japonica chromosome 1, Sugi_1.0, whole genome shotgun sequence, the sequence ATACACCTAAAGTTCACTATATTAATGGCCGACTTAATTGTTTTAGTTGGTATATTGGCAACTACCGACTAAAATTGCAGTCTGATTTTCGGAGCTATCGACGGACTGGGTAAGTCGGTTTTGTGCCACTAATTAGTCGAAACAAGTTAAAAGCGGACGTAACACCGTAACTACCACTCAAAATTGTGATGCTACGCATACCTTTCAGTCTCACCTCTCATTCTCCAATAATATAATTTAATCCCGCTAAAACTAATTAACCGATGTTCTCCAGTCACATGGAATGTGTGCCCCGATAAGCTTTCTTAATTACAGCCCGACCCTTGAACCATCGCTCGCACGTGTACTCCATCTAACACTTGCTCCACCTGCCTCTTGCGCCGCTATAAACCTTAATCATTCCAACCATTTTGGCACAAACTCCATTGCAGGCATTCATTCGCTGAGAACAGTCCCAAAGCTCGCCTGCCCCTCTCTCACTAACAAAATGCCTTCAGGGAAGATGACCATGGAGGAGATTGAGGCTTTCAGGAAGGCCCAGAGGGCCGACGGCCCTGCAACAGTCCTCGCCATCGGCACAGCCACTCCCCCCAACGCCATTGAACAGAGCGAGTACCCGGATTATTATTTCAGAATCACCAACAGCGAGCACAAGGTCGAGCTCAAGGAAAAATTCAAGCGCATGTGTAAGAAACATACCCACTTGAGCTTATACCTCTCaattgaatgcttcaatgcttaaGAAAAATACCCTCTTTGAAATTTTAGCCTCAATTGATCATATTTATGTCTATGAATGCTTAGCAGGGGTTGTTTTGAATGTTGTGGTGCAGGCGAGAAGTCGATGATAAAGAAGAGGTACATGTATCTGACGGAGGAGATCTTGAAGGAGAACCCCAACGTATGCGCTTACATGGCCCCCTCGTTGGACGCTAGGCAGGACATGGTGGTGGTCGAAGTTCCCCGCCTGGGAAAAGAGGCCGCCACCAAGGCCATAAAGGAATGGGGTCAGCCCAAATCTAAGATTACCCACCTCCTCTTCTGCACCACCAGTGGTGTCGACATGCCTGGCGCCGACTATCAGCTCACCAAGCTGCTGGGCCTGCGGCCCAGCGTGAAGAGAGTGATGATGTACCAGCAGGGCTGCTTTGCCGGCGGCACGGTTCTGAGAGTCGCCAAGGACCTCGCTGAAAACAACCGTGGAGCCCGAGTTCTGGTCGTTTGTAGTGAAATCACCGCTGTGACCTTCCGCGGACCGTCTGACACCCATCTCGACAGTCTTGTCGGGCAGGCTCTGTTCGGTGACGGTGCGGCGGCTGTGATTGTGGGCGCAGACCCTGTTCCAGAAATAGAGAAGCCCTGTTTCGAGCTCCTCTGGACTGCGCAGACAATTCTGCCTGACAGTGAGGGCGCCATTGATGGGCACCTGAGAGAGGTCGGTCTGACATTCCATTTATTGAAGGACGTTCCTGGGCTTATCTCGAAGAACATTGAAAAGGCTCTGGTGGAGGCCTTCCAGCAGTTCAATATCTCCGACTGGAACGAACTCTTCTGGATTGCACACCCCGGAGGTCCGGCTATTCTGGACCAGGTGGAGTCGAAGCTTCAGCTGGACCCGAAGAAGATGAGGGCGACCAGGCAGATTCTGAGCGAGTACGGGAACATGTCGAGTGCCTGTGTGCTCTTCATATTGGACGAAGTCAGGAAGTCGTCGAAGGAGAAGGGATGTGCAACCACTGGAGAAGGACTGGACATGGGCGTTCTGTTTGGATTCGGGCCTGGACTCACCGTGGAGACTGTCGTTCTCAAGAGCGTGCCGCTACAGTAAGTTGGAAAAGCCAGGTGCTGCAGGTAGTGTCTACATAATACGTAAAAATCCCGTCTGTTTGTATTCGTGTGTTGGTGTGAAATGCGCATCCTGAGAGGCAGATAAATTTTTGCCTTGCTTTACTTATCTCTTCTTCTATAAAAATCATGTAATGTTTGGACGCTTCTCGCAAATATAGTACTTTGGCGACATTTGGCATCTGGTCCAAGCAATAAAAAACAAATATACACTGGGAATGGTAACCATATTTTTTCTTAATTAGGTTGGAAGTAGTAGAAGTTGTCGTTCAGAGGATCAAATGTAATTAAacaatttacaattaaattaatctcaataaATCATGTAATAAAGAATGTATTCTATATATTCACAATCTGAGTGATTCCCTATATCATTTGGTTGAGATTTTTTGTTTCATATTAATGGCAACGTGTACCGTTTAGTTGAAAATCCTTGTTTTATATTAATGACATCTTCTATCCAACCATAATTATGAGACCATTACTTCTAATTTTGACTAATTGGTTGTATATCCTAATTGAGTATTTTAGCATAGACAACTTTATCTTCCTAATAATATATATCATAGATAATATAAATGAAATTTGTGGATGCAAACACTAAATTTTAATAAACTTTTCCTCATTAAGTTGAGGGTCTTTGTATTATTATGTAACGAGAACTATCTAAATAAGAGTAGATAGATAATGTATTGCTATATGATAAGTATTACAAGTTGTCTTTTTTATTATGATTACGTAATGTAATTTATCTCAaagaagattatatatatatataatcttttgtTATATGATAAGTattgttgtcaccaagattgcaaCTGTGTGCTCAAGTTAAAAAGCTCATCAATCTTGTGAAGATTTCCAATATTTCACAAGATTGCTCAGCTTTTTAGCTTGAGCACAtgggtgcaatcttggtgacaacaaGTATTAGAAATTGTCTTACTTTTTAATTGATACATaccataaaatttaattaaatcatttttctaaaaaaatgaaCTTTATAGTAAATCATGTAATAAAACCAAATTCAAATAACATCTTCACTAATTAATTTATATAGTCACAATCTCATtcattatttttacttttgtacctTTTAGATCAAGATTCTTGTTTAGTTGAAGATCCTTGATACCATAAATGCTGACTTTTagtaattgattttttaatttaattgaatATAATACTTCTACACCATTTGTTATATGATCCAAGCAATAAAATCAAATATACACTTTGGGAAtgataaccatatatatatatatatatatatatatatatatatatatatatatatatatatatatatatatatatatatatatatatatatatatatatatataatctattgTTAGATGATAAGTATTAGAAATTGTCTTACTTTTTAATTGATACATaccataaaatttaattaaatcaattctcTAAAAAATTGAACTTTATAGTAAATCATGTAATAAAAAACAAATACCATCATCTTCACTAATTAATCTATAAACTCACAATCCTTTTAGTTCAAGATTCTTGTTTAGTTGAAGATCCTTGTTttatgttttggattaaggcaaaaacaggttttgaaggggccccgaaatcctttacaaaatgattctaagaggtatagaatcaAATATTAACATCCAAAACAAAACGGGTTGCATAGATAAGCATAAGAAACAACtaccaaagagacaacaaaagcccagtTGGGTGCAAATAGACAACAAGGAGACCAAAACCCAGACACAGATAGAGCTTGCAACCAGAAAACAGAAAAAAACATAGACCCAATTACATAAGGATTTTGAGGGTCTCAACGACCTTAGCCTCAAGGACATTCATTGTATCAGCAACAGTCTTCATAGCTTTGTAATCCACATTCAGAATAGCTGCCTTTTTATTCATATTCCCACAGGTTCTTTTGTAGGGTCCTTCTCCACCTAGAGCCGCCTCAACATCATCCCCAATAATAACAACAGCCTTATCCGACTACTCCAGACTATTCACCATAGTATTCATAACAACCACAGACTGTTTGACAATTTTGTGACTGCTTGCCATAATAGTTTTGAGGGTGTCCTAGATCTTGTTATAGCCTTCCTCAACACGGGTAATGAGATCCTCCAACCTTTTCTTTAGTTGATCAACCCCTTCACCCATCTTCTTAATGTACTCCATAACTGACTTCTTCTCAGCCTCAATCCAATTCCCCTCAATATTCTGATTACCTTGAGTAGAACCGAGAGGGATCGCTTCTATTTTGCTTCCCAAGGCTCTTTGGTTGATCCTTATCTCCTTAAGTTCATGGAACAACCATTTGAACATGTTGAAAGTGTCAATAGCATGTTCACGAGCCATGCCCAACACATTATCATAATCCTCCGTCTTATCATTAAGCTCGACACTTTTGGGATGAAGGTCTTCAATACCAACCGCGCCCACATTACCAATCTCCTTATTGGAAGAAGGAGAGGCTGGGACACTAGGGCATTCAGGGTCCTCACCATATTTTGCCTTCTCGCtagaagagggggagccattctcaatagaagtagaggaggaggacataacaatGTTCTTTTGCCCTTTGATACCCTTCCTCACCTTAGGTTTTGAACTCGAGGGTTTTTCAATTTTAGCTTTTTTCAGGGGAGGGGAATTCTCTTCAGACCCAAACCCAGAGGCTTCATTATCAGAGTCACCCACACTAGTCTCGTCATTCTTAGAAACAATGTGGATATTGATCCTTGTTTTATGTTAATGGCATCTTGTATCTAACCATAATTGCTAACTTTTAgtaattgattttttaattaattgaatataatacttctacaacatTTGTTATATGGATCCTACAACATTTGTTATATGATCCAAGCAATAAAATCAAATATACACTTTGGGAATGATAACCatgtttttttaatatatatatatatatatatatatatatatatatatatatatatatatatatatatatataatcttttgtTAGATGATAAGTATTAGAAATTGTCTTACTTTTTAATTGATAGATaccataaaatttaattaaatcaattctcTAAAAAATTGAACTTTATAGTAAATCATGTAATAAAAAACAAATACCATCATCTTCACTAATTAATCTATATAGTCACAATCCTTTTAGTTCAAGATTCTTGTTTAGTTGAAGATCCTTGTTTTATgttaatgacatcttgtatctaATCATAATTGCTGACTTTTagcaattgattttttaatttaattgaatataatacttctacaacatTTGTCATATGatccaagaaataaaataaaatatacactTTGGGAATGATaaccatatttttttataatttagatTGATAAATATTACGAGTTGTTTTAGGGAGATTTAAatctaattaaatcaaatttaaaataaaattagataGATATATATCTATTGTTATATGGTAAGTATTAGAAgtgtttttttattaatatatatgcaGATTCAATTTATCTAAAATAAGTTTCAATAGATGGGATAGGAGATAGCTTGATTGACAAAAGCTTCCTATGACAAAGCACGAGTCTAGTGTCCCCCTAGTCCATGTGGTACTAGAGAATGTGTTGTGCCAGTGTCACTAGTCATGTTAAAATTTCTACCGAGGGCATTGTAGTTTATAAGGGCCTACTTGACTCCTGCAGTCTAAAAAATGAAGATTAGATAGATCTAAATCATATTATTATATAAGTATTAGAAGCTATATTTTTTTCTATTGTTACGTaggatcaaatttaattaaatcacatttctAAAAAAAAACTTTTCTATAATTACGTTGGATCAAATCTAATTAAATTacatttctaaattttttttttagcaaTTGATATATATTCTAATTGAATATTTTAGCAAAGAAATCTTATCTTCTTAATAATTTGTAAATTATACATAATAGAAAGTGGAATTTTTTGATGCAAACACTAAATTTTaataaacttttcttcaataactcAAGAGTCCTCTTATTACATAGTGGGATAGTATAAGGCAAAAACTCTAGGTTTATAAGATTGTGATGGCAAATTTTTTTGTTTAGTTTTTAATTTAATTGAGGCAACATTTTAATGTATTTATATAGTTACAAATGGTGTATTTTTATGTATATACTTGGATTTTTGTATCTAGTTTTACTTTCACCTAATTTTATGTTTTTATAAACAATCCAATGTGACTAACTTATATATTGATTCTAAtgattaatctaatgtttatccaTAATTCAATTCTATCAAAAAGAAAACTCTAATAAAGTTGTTTGACATAAGTCATGTTTGCAAGTGCAGTCTTGCTTTCATAGCTATAATTTTGATCTTTTCAaatatcaaattaaattaaaaactaaaaaattagTTGACTATATCCATTCAATGCATTGGCCCTTGGTAAAATTTGTATTAACAttcataatttaaattatatttatgtcTAAAATGACATCAACTTACACTCATTTAACTTCACAAATTGAACATTTGTCATGCAACTCTGAATATGAATTATCACTATTATGTATGAATCAAAAATAGATACTACACAACAAAAGATTCTAAAGGGTGAAggacaaaaatcaaacaaataaaaactcatttaaaaaaaattaatgcattATTGATAATGATTTAAATGCTTTATTGTTTGGTTTTTTAATGTAAATGTAAGATGAAATGTAATCTAGGGATTTTTAAGACTTTAATGAATCTAGGGTAAGCTAAGGAGAGGAAACAAACAATCTAATAAAGTTAGACACTAACATAACTTGGTATGCAACACTATCAACTTGATATGTGAAAGTTAAAACACAATGAAACAAtaataatttttgaattttgatgtGAATGCAAAACTAAAATGCAAGCTAAAGAGTCCCTAAACTGCAATGAGGCTAAGGGAGGATGGGAGAGGAAATATGTGGTTGGATGCAAATggcttgagatggtttatggatgTTCTAAGAAGGTTTTTATATCAATTAGACATTGAAACATAATGcaaataaaattattagattgaAAACTTTCACTAACTAttataaatacataaaaataaCATACATTTTCTTAATGATTTAGCTATAGAGGATTTGTATCACTCACAATTTTTGTTGTTGTACTATGATGGAAGGACGATTTTGTGTATAAACAATCTAATCCCTAAGATGTACTTGCTAAAAAGTTGTTCACAAGTTGAAAATTTATTACTAGAGTGTTAAAATAAGATATTGTGATATATTTTTAAATAGTTTATAGAGGAAATTAAATTTAGAAATATTGGGTGCCTTCTAAGCGGTGATTAGATGAACTTTTTGTGACAAAATGAATTTTATTGGGTAAAAGGAATCAAATACAAGCCATTAAACCACCACTAGTGAGAAACCTTGAGGTCCTAAAATTAATTCAATTTACTTGGATCACTAGGGATTTGATGGTTATGTTTTAAAAATCTTGTACGTGCTTGTTGCACtaggattaaattaaataatttgattaagGGGATATGAAGGTGGCAAGGTGAAGAAGTAAGGGTTCACACAATGTGGAAAGACAAATAGGATTAGGGGTCAAAAGAAAACATATATACAAAACGTCAAAGAGGAAAAACatatgaaaggggacaaggtgatACCCAAACACACAATGATGATCATATTAGGAAAAGATGACGAATAGGATCTaaaaaacacacatgacaacaacaCTAAAATGAGTGCAAAGGAAACAAAGAAAATGTGGAGTATAATTTTTGATCTTATAGTTTTCCACCACTTTAGTAGGCTTatgagtcactgatgaagaatgtTACTAAAGTGAAGTACATGAAATTATGAAATATAAAGGGAAGATTTCACTACATGAGAGATACTAGTATTTAGCTAGATTTTCATCTTCATTCTTGCATGTGCACTTGCCTTGCAAAAGTATCCATCGGAAGAGTAGATATTGTACACTAATGATAATAAACATGAAAATAAGGGAAAACAAATAtaaacatcaagaacacacatattctatatgatgatgaaatGCAAGACCATATCTAATAAAAATATAGATATACTATATCTAACATACCATTAAAAGATAGTGCAATAACTTGAAGCACCATGAAACTTTAACTTCCTATTTTGGGTAGAGATCTATAAAGATCCATTCCTTAGAAGGACCTAAGGTAAGGAATAGTTGTAGGGTATCCTATATCCACTTGATAATTTAGGATGATTAACTCAACTTCTATGACCTAGAGATGAAATCATCCTAAACTAAGCAACCCCTAATGGATTCTAAGATATATTTAACTTGTCTCGATCCAAGTAgataaacttgaaatgggtcaacaTTGTACATGTGCACTATGAGCTATCTAAGTTGCTAGATTCTAAAATAACTATCTAACAACCTACTTTTGAAGAAAAACACTTTGtccaaaataaattataattacagAAAAGGAACTAACTATAACAATAGGAGATAATGATTAAAGCAGTAAAAAATGAATCTATTCTAATGTTATTCATAAAAGAATGCTACTATAGGAACTAAGAAATACCAAACCATAAATCTTATGCTACAAATTATCAAAACCAAACATAAAACTTACTAAATTAGACTAGCTATCTAACTAGATTACAAAAATGTACTGCAAAGTGACATTTACCTCAAGTGGGCCTTGTCTTGGGGATAATTCAATATTCTAATTAATGATGAGATGGTGTTGTTAAATAAAAGAAATCATATGCTCATTCATTCATAGAgactaatcatacataaagtgatATTCTACTACAACGATGAACCTATAAAAAAAGTGAAGTGTTAACCATATGTGGTCTTTCCATGACATTTTTTTAGACTAGCTCATCCTAAATTTTCTTATAGTTATCATGTTTCTAGGCACTTGCCCCTAGAGTTTTGAGTTGTTTTGGGCTATTTTGGAGCCTATTGTAAAGTCgtgtaaaatttaaaaattatggtATCTTCCTTTCCTTATGTCCTTTAGCTCAAGGTAGCATGTAGAAGCATCAAGGAGGCCCTAACCCTCCTCCTACCTTCTTGTTTTTGTGTTGGTGGTGGTTAGCACCATAGGGAACCACCATAGGGAACCATTTTCCTTATTCTCTTTCTTGAGTGATGTTTTGATGttttagggttcatatggtgttcagtgatttttttagtggctaatattcaccaattggctatttttttaaatttgaaaatcaaaatttggttgatagttcaagttttaaggtgacataaatcgccacatttttacaaaattttagttTAGTCTTATTTAATCACCAAAGAGTTTATTTTATTAAAGTTTTGAGCTCAAAGATTCGCCAAAATTTTTGATACATTCAttgttaaaaattaaattaattcgctaataatacattataattattagttactttagagtTTTATTAGCAATTTTTAGCTGCCAtcattgattcaaaatataatccaatgaccatcattgcattacatgaggtaaattgtacctacaagttgtaatgctcatgggggttgagttgcttttcaattgttgacctcaataGAAATCAATGGTATAGAAAcaattttgggccccatgagtattacaaattttaaatacattttatctgacaaaatacaaagagggatattagattaattaaaattaatggcagtaactaaataaagtagtgtctaccctttaaaatcattaatgatttccaccttaagcCTCTAattttctataagaatttatttttttaaatgaaattatttgcaatatTAATTAATTCATACTCATATTATTTTCTtagatttgccaagattttctactaaaaaaaaattatgtaaaaaaattcgccaataaaattaatatttttcttttaaaaaatgtaagattcgccaataaaaattattatttttatccaaaataaataaaaattcgccaagattttatatcttTTTCTGAGggtgggtttcttaaagttatcactgatgGTGTTGTAGACCCTTTTGGTTGGCCCCTTTATGCTTGGTGTGTCTTGGAAGTCAATCCATAACTATGATTTTCTCGCTAGATAGGACTCTAGTGCCCATATTAGACTACAATGCCTATAATGGACTATAATGCTAGAGTCAGACACTAGCACTAGACTAGAACACTAGCACTAAAGAACTAGTGTCCCACTTGGGTGCTAGTGTTTACACTAGGAAATATTATGCCATGAGAATAGTGTACTCCTCTCATACATTAGACAATGAGCATTCCCAAGCCTCATATGTGAAAACATCATAAATGGAAGTTGTTACACATGGCCTTGAGAATCTAAATAATTTTAGAGCACATCCATAAGTGTTTTTGTTGAAAAGTTATGGTGTCTCTTGCATTGGTTTGCACGCTTTTTCCCAAGGTTGTCCAGTTGTCATGTTTAGGCTTGGGGAACTTGTCCCCTTAGTCTTGTGAGGTTTTGTTAAATTCAAAACCCTCTATTGGTGTTCATTAAGGTGCTAACAACATTCCTTTAAGGTTCAAAGTTTTGTGGTGTCATAGTCTTTCACTTGTGCCACATCACATTGTAATAGGACATTATGATTTCTAGTGCTTATGCCTAGTCATTCTAGCATATCATAAGTTTT encodes:
- the LOC131032558 gene encoding chalcone synthase 7, which codes for MCAPISFLNYSPTLEPSLARVLHLTLAPPASCAAINLNHSNHFGTNSIAGIHSLRTVPKLACPSLTNKMPSGKMTMEEIEAFRKAQRADGPATVLAIGTATPPNAIEQSEYPDYYFRITNSEHKVELKEKFKRMCEKSMIKKRYMYLTEEILKENPNVCAYMAPSLDARQDMVVVEVPRLGKEAATKAIKEWGQPKSKITHLLFCTTSGVDMPGADYQLTKLLGLRPSVKRVMMYQQGCFAGGTVLRVAKDLAENNRGARVLVVCSEITAVTFRGPSDTHLDSLVGQALFGDGAAAVIVGADPVPEIEKPCFELLWTAQTILPDSEGAIDGHLREVGLTFHLLKDVPGLISKNIEKALVEAFQQFNISDWNELFWIAHPGGPAILDQVESKLQLDPKKMRATRQILSEYGNMSSACVLFILDEVRKSSKEKGCATTGEGLDMGVLFGFGPGLTVETVVLKSVPLQ